In the Sus scrofa isolate TJ Tabasco breed Duroc chromosome 7, Sscrofa11.1, whole genome shotgun sequence genome, one interval contains:
- the TOMM6 gene encoding mitochondrial import receptor subunit TOM6 homolog, with amino-acid sequence MTSTGVGVNPAGSSNEAPEIPDNVGDWLRGVYRFATDRNDFRR; translated from the coding sequence ATGACTTCCACTGGGGTTGGCGTGAACCCTGCGGGCTCGTCAAATGAAGCTCCCGAAATTCCAGACAACGTGGGAGATTGGCTTCGGGGCGTCTACCGCTTTGCTACCGATAGGAATGACTTCCGGAGGTAA